A region from the Lolium perenne isolate Kyuss_39 chromosome 4, Kyuss_2.0, whole genome shotgun sequence genome encodes:
- the LOC127347745 gene encoding mitochondrial import inner membrane translocase subunit TIM17-3-like → MPKPHPDITTYPDFIIDAAGIGFVAGGMCGTPYHFIKGLYNSPNGRRLAAGAQAVRINAPRLASGGAAYLAVAETFRYAMISARKKDDIWSYVLPGFAAGACVPVGPGPRAVGISAIGGLCAATAVYVPSFCLRRRVRYPSRPPLEDPGVTPPSVVDSIPTELVRDVDLRCTQHI, encoded by the coding sequence ATGCCGAAGCCTCACCCGGATATCACGACGTACCCGGATTTCATCATCGACGCCGCCGGGATCGGCTTCGTGGCGGGCGGCATGTGTGGCACCCCTTACCACTTCATCAAGGGCCTCTACAACTCGCCCAATGGCCGGCGCCTCGCCGCCGGTGCTCAGGCTGTCCGCATAAACGCGCCCCGCCTTGCCAGTGGTGGAGCCGCCTATCTCGCCGTCGCAGAAACCTTCCGCTACGCGATGATCTCGGCGCGCAAGAAAGACGACATCTGGAGCTACGTCCTTCCCGGGTTCGCCGCCGGCGCCTGCGTGCCAGTCGGTCCTGGGCCTCGCGCCGTCGGCATCTCCGCGATCGGGGGTCTGTGCGCTGCCACCGCAGTGTACGTGCCAAGCTTCTGCCTCAGACGACGCGTCCGCTATCCTTCGAGGCCCCCATTGGAAGATCCCGGCGTGACCCCACCCTCGGTCGTCGACTCTATTCCTACCGAGTTGGTGAGGGATGTTGATCTTCGATGCACCCAGCACATTTAG
- the LOC127347744 gene encoding mitochondrial import inner membrane translocase subunit TIM17-3-like, producing the protein MREPHPDITPYPDFIIDAAGFGFVAGGIIGFPYHFIKGIYNSPSGRRLAAGAQSVRINTPPLVGVSAAYLALVEIFHYTMISARKKDDFWSHVLPSFAAGACLPVGRGPRAVATTAFCCLGAATTVYTVRHFGCPSPPPFEDPGLTPPSVVDSIPTESVRDVDLRCTHHI; encoded by the coding sequence ATGCGGGAGCCTCACCCCGATATCACGCCGTACCCGGACTTCATCATCGACGCCGCTGGATTCGGCTTCGTGGCGGGCGGCATAATTGGCTTCCCTTACCACTTCATCAAGGGCATCTACAACTCGCCCAGTGGCCGGCGCCTCGCCGCCGGCGCTCAGTCTGTCCGCATAAACACGCCCCCCCTTGTTGGCGTTTCAGCCGCCTATCTCGCCCTCGTAGAAATCTTCCACTACACGATGATATCGGCGCGCAAGAAGGACGACTTCTGGAGCCACGTCCTTCCCAGCTTCGCCGCCGGCGCCTGCCTGCCAGTCGGTCGTGGACCACGCGCCGTCGCCACCACCGCGTTCTGCTGTCTTGGCGCGGCCACTACGGTGTACACCGTCAGACACTTCGGCTGTCCTTCCCCGCCCCCGTTTGAAGATCCCGGCCTGACGCCACCGTCGGTCGTCGACTCTATTCCTACCGAGTCGGTGAGGGATGTTGATCTTCGATGCACCCATCACATCTAG